CTTTCAGTCATCCTATCTGTCGCTCTCCTCCTACATCTCATATCTCCCCACTTCATCCCTCTAAATCAGGTAGCTTAACTGTTCCCTGTCACTCATGTGGCAGCTGCAGCCACATTGttaataaaatactgaaacGATCGATTAAAATGTTCCctgaaggaaaaaacaagaaacagtgTATCACGTTTTAATACCAAACAAAATGAGGAAATTGGTCAGATAAGACCCAACTGTGTCACCAAACTGATGTTGCTGCCAATAGTTGTAAGTAATTATTCCTGCAGTGTTCATACAGTAAATTGAATGAAATTAGACTTGAGAATTTCATACTCACCTTTTTTTGTTACATGTGAAGAATAAGGAGCCAACAGAAGATGTTAGCTAGATGTTTTTTAGGGGTCTTCAAGCTGCATGAATTTTAAACTTCAAAAGACGTAGCCCAGGATGAAAGAAAAGTCAACCCAGTCACTGTGCCAAAGTGAGTGTAGGGTCAAAATGGTCAGTCAGACGCCCCTGCCAGACATTGAGGAAATGATGGTTCAAGTGCAAGACGCTACCTGAATGAGAAACAGAACCGAAAGTTCACAGTATAATGTAGTGAAAAGCTCTACTGTGCACACAACTCTGTGCCTTTTCTAATCCACCTTGTGTAAGTAAATTACCACATCTGTTCTTATTCTGTTCACATTTTGTCTATCTGGACCTGTTTTCTGGAGTTTCAGTGTGTTGATATGCAGCAGGTGGACTCGTGGAAGACTTTCAGGAAGGAGACACAACGTTTACTGTTTGATTTAACATTGCCATTATCATTTGGCCCATTTTTCTTTAACTTGAACCACAGTTGTAAGGTGCAGATATTGCAGAAAATATAGATAAAGAAAATCTTGCTCAGTATTGACCTTCTTGTCCACAATTGGGTTGCTACATCAGACAGGGTCTTGTGGTCAGATGAAACCATACTATTTCAGATTCAGAGCCTACAGATGGATGTTTCTGAAAAGCTTAGGACCACCTAGAGATGCTTTGCCCACCTGTGaccatgtttttctgtcatccACAGTGGTGTTTAATATAACATGTTTGTGACTTTCAGGCAGTTTGATGTGCTGTGACAATACTGGTGACATCTGAGTGACTGGCACAGCCGGCTCTTTTAGTCATCATCGCTCGATCTGCGTTTTATATTCCTCAAGAGATTTATagtgtctctcctcctcagGGCTTCCATCTTCCATTCATCTTTGCTGACTTGCTCAGTCCTCCACATCCTGATCCTCCCCGTGGCAAAGCTATATTTGGATGAACAGCAGGACACCGTCCAGATTGTGTTTGTATATAGCATGCATGTCACATGTACTGGGCCCGTTTAATGTGATGTTTGATTAAAAGATTACAAGGGGACATAAGTGCAGCATGCAGTGAACTAGGTTTGAGAGGCtcagtgtgttcatgcatgtttaCATTAAATGGTCACCTTATCTCCGCACAGATGGGACACTCTCTCACCAATCATCCCTGTCTCTCATTTCGACCTGGTATCTAATTTGGCTGATTTGTTGGTTCAACCAAGTCAATAGCTGATCTGATTAATCTGCAGGGAGATACTGTGATCCTGTGGCAGCACAAAGGGCTTTGCATGCCACATGCCACATTCTGAACTTTGGTGTTTTACTACATtgattagtttctttttttcaattaatCAATATCAcgtgagaaaaaaataatctcattAATTAgttgtgaaaataataataacactagTTTGGAGGCACAGCGTAATGTAAGGATTTGAATATGTGCATTTAAAAGGGTCACAAGTGGCAGCATGACGCCTGAGGGTCATGTATGTACAATGTGAGCAGGTGGTGAAATCATAATTACTTTAAGGGTCCGTCATCAGCAGAAAGGTTTATCTGAGAAGCCGCATTTGTGTGCATATTTCTGTGTACCCTTTGACTTATTATCAGTTCtccttttaaagtttaaagtcaagttttaatgttctgtttctctgcacatTTAATACTTCCTCGCCTCCCACGCATTCTTCAACTCTACTCTTACAAAACCTGatcattaaaatgattatttcatTCAACTTAATCTCCTCTTtttacaagcacacacaaaaagagtCCAACTtgctgtttgtcagtttgtcgCTCGTCTCGTCTGCTAGCCGTATGAAATCACTTCCCCCGCTGTGCCATTATAATCTGTCGTACGTCATTTAAATCTAATCTGTTTGCCTTTTATGTGAAGAGTACGCAGTGCAAccagaagcttttttttttttgtggtaacTCCATCAAATGAagtcatgttatgttattaaGTGATGTCCTCCAGGTCAGCACCTTGAGACACTTGTGTGTGATTGTTGTCAGAAAAGACGTAGAAATGAACACACATAATGCAATCATCTACACTTAGAAAACGACTGTATGAACAGGTAATCATCTGTGTCACTGTAGGGATAGTGTTGAATCTGAGGTTGTTGGGACACTGTCTTATCATGCTAGCCAAGATCAGAGGACAAGACAGTCTTGATCCCTTGACACAACAGGTCAGATAACAATGATGGACCATTAAGGTTAAACACACTCAGACTCCTGTGTACTTTCTCTGCACATCACTTCACTTCTTGTTCCCGACGTTGCAACATTGCTCCTTTCAGATGTGAATGAACGTCTCTAATAGAGCAAATCAGTCACCGACCAGtatcaacttttatttttttctgaagcaCAAAGTTATTTGTAATTGTTCAAATGCAGGCTGAGCCTTATTTTATCTTCAGTCACATTTGCAGaatttatttgtgaatatttgatcatttcatttaaaagataatttttttaaagaacataGCCTCAAGGGTGgcagtaacaaaaataataataaataataatggaaaGAAATGGAAGTGACTAATGAATAACAGAAGTGAAGAAAtgtaggcctgtgttgaaacaTAGAGTGATAAATTGTTGATTGATTTAATAACcttgattgacattttattttaaacagagtTTCTCTGATAATGGGCTGTGTATCTAACTTTATCATTTACAAATGATCAACAGTCGAAGCTCTGCAAACGTGAACAAGAGTTCAAAGTATTCCAAAAccttaaacctaaccaaacccTATCATAAAACTGATGGATTTTTCAACAATGATTTGGTTTTGGAAGGCACAGAGAGTTGATATCGCCCTGAAATGCTTTGATTTCCTCAATACTGAAAACTCTTAAATGTGATTACTGCACAGTTGTTTTCACTGAGTTTTTCCAGCCAATGCAAGACTGTCCGCACCAAAACATGTGGCGCCTTTGTAAAAGGCATTTTtggagggagctcggagtagagccaCTGATCCTTCATGTCAAAAGGTAATGTGGTTCAGGCATCTCATTAAGATGCTTCTTGGacaccttcctttggaggtgttccagaCAGCTGGACATCTGGAATGTTCAACTAAACCTGCTGCGACTGTGACCTGACCCCAGATTGTTgtgagaaattgctgaagtcaaaggtcaatggtgaggtcaggagggaagaaagtgttcaggagcctctgatgtcttatgctgtattatttattgacgcttggccaaggagaattagagacactctcaaagttcatcagaagtgcctgagtcggtctcacattctgcccaactcatccaGGTGGATAGActgaattagccaaagagaatgtctttacccatgcaggtgttattgtcagcatattctacTGTGGGGacacttttgtctgtttacgtagattggaacatcaacacaagctatctattatgtctaggaaggcggaaataggtctcttcgaccctggccaccacagtgttgagatagattggcacctactgttctcaaccaaagccaaacaactacaATACTAAAATACAATACTGTAATACTgtcgaggacctcaaggcccacacgtgaccttgtgtaacctaaggatagaaaattccacaaCACATAAGTGGAAGGAAAATTGATGGAACAGCTGAGCACGTGTTTGAGCACGTGCTTTGAggaaaatgctgtttttgcaGATGCACAAATCCTTCTCTACAAATGTCTCTACAAAAGTCACACGCTTGCATATGTTCAGCATATGACTTGGCTTGGTTAGGCTGACTGGGACGGTGCATCCCAATTTCATAAACAGTTCCAGCTACAGTGGAGTCACACACTTGCAGAGCATCTCTGGGAATGCTTttgccaagaagaagaagactacAGCAAATTATTCTTTTGAGAGCAGCTTTGCAGACTCTCTTCTGGTCACGGGACAGTagaacagcttttatttttatcacactCACAGATGGCTCCAGAAAAAGGCAGCCTCGAGCCGGAGAAGTTGCTTCATGTGAAGAATATTTGCTTTTATTCACATTCACAGCGGCGTACTGGGACACAGGATGCTCTCATATCATCTAACGGCCTGTTAGAAGGTGATGTGAGAGCTTAGGAACAAATCAATGGTCTATCTTCATTCTTTTCCTAATCTATTATTTGACCTATTGTAATCATACACTTTATATAATCCCACTGTTGTTGACTCACAACCCCATTGAACCTGATCTGAGCATTTGTGACTTTAGGAAGTAGCATACAGTTCATAATCTTTGCCTACTTGAAAGTACCTTTCCCAAAGTTTCTTCCGTTTCACCCCGTCTTTCTGGGTCATTGCTATTGTGGGGCTGAGAAATTATTTGTGGTATTTAGGCTTTAATAATAAACCTGATCTGACTTGTGGTCACAAGCTTTAGGCAGttaccaagaagaagaagataggTGGAAAAACACTGCTGACTTATTATCATCTGACTGAGGACAAAGAAGACtttattctttgtctttgtctgtctttctcctaTCATGTATTCTCCTGCACACGTGCCCTGTTTCAATGGGAAAACACTGACGAGGACAACAGCAGGCCTGGAGGCAAAGTAGTGCATTACTTGAGATTTCAGGTAAGATCTTTGCACTGATTTAACCTATACTTGTTTATAATTTGTGTTAAGATAACATTATCCCTTTCTGTCAGAGTTTTGGATAAACAGTAGGctacattgtgtaacttttacatcataaaataacagatttaaaatcatccAAATCATCCATTTCTACACTATGCAACTCTTTACATCACGCGCCACCAACTATTTAACTGATTTGGAGAAACTGGAGCATATTTTATGGAGACGGACTGTAAACTAATCTcttgtgaactatagctgctgttagctaatgttacctcagtttgttagctgggcattctagactgtgagctcagagcactgggggagtgttttTACTATTGGCATTTTGGACTACCAGTAGGAGGTTGTTTTCAGGCACAGAGTAAGCAGGAACGCTGGTGGGGAGCAGGGGGTCAGCATCAGGCTCTATGGACATGAGACAGAGACATACTAGTAAGTAGCTGGctgctgtcttgtgttgttgcacctgtttgatgtttgactgttggCGACTCACTTTTGATtttaagtaatataatcataacaaatacacgtgtacaactgtccatatttgaAACTGAAGGCACTAAATCTCTGCTTTAAAACAACGGTCAACGATTGACAGCAGGTTGTCAAACTGTCCCCGACTCATTCTAAAATAAGACTCGAATCAACCATCATCCTGATGAAGCTTCTGGACGAGCTGGTGGTACTGTATCTGAAGGCATATAAATCTCTGTTCTCCTGTGTCCAGTACTTGATTGGAGCAGCCTCTCAACTTCAATCAGACCCAGAGCAAGTGCCCTTCACCTATCAattcatatatacagtatatatttaaataaaaagtacagatCTGTCTCGGTTAGTCTAATGCAAGTGATTTGGTGGTTGCCTATTGTAACAAGAGAAAACCTGCACCATCAAGGAAAAAAGACATTAAGTTAATGGGAATTAAAATAAGATTGAAGTGTAATAGTATGAAGTATGAAGTACAATAAATGCCTCTGAAATGTAGCAGCatagaagaaaaatgaaataatctgcAAAGTACCTTAATATATATACTTAAATACTTGAGTACTTATTTTCCACCACTGTGTCTGAGCACTCACTGCACTTTCATATATTTTAGACCACAATCTTGTCATTTTTACCAGACAGGGTTGCTCTGTATGTGTACGAGAGCTCAGACTTATTGCCTTTGTACCATCAGGAAATGTCAAGTAAAACAATTTTCAACTCACATAGATGCATCATAAAGAGATAATCATAGTGTGTCAGGAAGAAAGTAATTGTAAAAGTCTCCATATGTGGAGTCATGGgccaagaaagaaaaaccttcCTCAGTCTGATCTTGCTCTtagtaggaggaggaggttgaaATGTGTAGGTATCATTCAATGCTAAAGgatttttattatattcagGACTCAGTGTGCcttgttttctcttgtttttctggtgGGAGAAGGAAGAAATCATATGGAGCCATTTTGCCATGTTGTCACTGGTTTGAGGCTCAGGAGTGTTTGGACATTTAGGGCACAGTCACAGCTAATTTTACACAACCTGTAACACATTCATCCATTCTGTTTGGGCTGGTATACATGTTGTCAGTTGGGTGATGTGGAATTCAAAGGCTAATCTACTACTGATCCCATTCAATCCGGCTGCCAAATAAGCGATCTGTAGCCTGTATCGGATGTATATATCTATGTAAATCAtttggtaaccatggtaacatgCATGCCTATCAATCAGCAAGGTGTCCCACTCTTAATGAGTAAGTTAGTCATTAGAAGCAATAAAATGGGTCCAATTAGTGAGTTACCAGTCCGTCTATGTGACGGAAGTTGTCCATGGTCTGGATCAAATTAACAAAACTAGAGAAActtgagaaacaaaacagtctTGATACAGCATGACCAGAAGTTAAGCGTTAGTACTAGAGGACCTGCCAAAATCACTGCTAAAATCTTGTGGGTGGTCCGTCTTGCTGTCAAACTGCATCAGCACCTTTGTGCACCTGCAAGTCcgaaacagtgtttgtgtttttgttacatttgaacCGGTTAGATTTGAAATCACGTTGCAATTATGCAAGCGCACTAAATAATTATACCTGACATACCTACATTCCCTTCCTGTACATGCAGCTGATTGGTTTGTTGAAGAACATCGGCATGTTGtcagttcatttcagtgctTTTCTCTCTATCATCCtctcagaagtttttttttcagtacaccaaatgtcatttaaaatgtttaatgtgcttCATTGCTAGTCCAAGTCCAGTTTCAATTAATATTCCATATGTCAGCTGTTGATTTCATCTGCATTTCAGTGTGCAAACAAACCACTACAGAGTTCATTTCTGACTTTGCTGGGCCTTGTATAGTATGACTGCCGTGTTCAGATTTGCCCCAACAAGTTGGGCAGATCATTTTGTACTTGTTGCGCAgtacaaaaatagaaaatgaaacagtATCGCATTCCACAGGACTGAACAATTCAAGTTTGGAAATCACAGTGTAAGTCTCATCTTTCAGCGGTTTAAAGCAATCCAAACAGGTTTGGTGCCATTAGTTGTAATGTTAAGGTAATGTACCACCTGTTGAATGTGACTCATACACACTTGGAAATTACAACATACGAGCCACTGGATTCATCGACAGATTCTTTTTCATTCGCTctgtttgtaaaatgtattttcttcgCTGTAGGCTGCTGTTTAGTATGAGAAgtaaggagaaaaaaagcataACATAATAACAACTTATTATTCAGCAATGACATTTGCATGGTAGCTTTAATGATTGTAGAAGGTGTCTTAATTTTGCATAGACTACACACAGGCATACATATCAATTACACAGCAACTTGCGATTCTTAACCTtgttaatattttgttgtttttttatttattttgtttattatgtatGTTGATTGACAATTTAATGCACATTTAATACATGTTTACtatttataatatattcattatatttacACTCTTTTCAGCTTTATATTGTAAGAGTGACACAACAATTTCCcttgggatgaataaagtcatcataaatacaaaaaatcaCGGGTTACTGCAGATGCATTTCCTGGAAAATGGAGCATATCTCACTTCCAAGTATTTAACCTGCACATCACAACATATGCCGCCGCCACCATTTCCAACAGAAAACCCTGCAGCACAGATCAGCGAGATAATAAACAgctagataaaaataaaaataacatcaaacaatgaaagaatacttacttttattttgtcattttcagtaGACCTAACAATATTTCATCTGAAGAacaaagtcttgtttttttaattagatgTGAGATTTATGCCAATTCAATTTTAGACTTTTGCCAGAATAATAATGTATCATGTTGATCATTTTAACCAACTTTAGTCCTGCATGAACAAACGCAGGCCAAAGGAGGCCAGTCActgaaataaatgcaaaatatctGCTCTGCAAGGTTAGTAATTTGACAGCGAGCACTGGTCTCTCTACAGTCTACAGAGACAGACTTTTACAAGTTTTTAAGagatgtcctcctcctcctccttgccaCCAATGGTCTAGATCACTTACATGCCAAAACATCTCCCTCTATTCTTTGTTCATCCTGTTTCTCTGAGCAAAAGCTTGCATTGGAGGTTGTTCCATACCCAGATGATGAATGTTGGGTTTCCAGCCATTTTGCTACTTTATTTCTTGATTTCCACAGAATCTCACTGTCTGGCTCAGAGAtggctaaaaagaaaaacaaaaagaatcaaaatgttaaagcaaaaaaaacaaaaaaaaaaactgtcaagaCAGAAGTTGCATACACATACGCGTTTGATTTATTTACCTCCCAAGAAAGGACTGTAGAAATATTTCCAAGAAGTCTGCTCCATGGCCACCTCTCGTCTGCTCCACTCTCTCTCCAGCAGTATCCTCCATCTGTCCCCATCTTCACTTCTTACTTCAAGTTCAAAACGTCTGTTAAACTGGTCATCGTCTTCCTCGCCTTTGGAGCTGCCAGGCTTTGATTCCTCATCACTAACTGGTTAGAAAAACATAGGTAATTATCAATTACATATCCCCCACCTACAATGCTGTCCTTTCATCCCTCCCCAGGAAACTGAACAACATTTTACACTTCGCCTCATGTGACTCCAACGACCATTGTTCACACCAGAGTACAGGTGAACTTAACAACTCGGACAATACTGTCACAACAAGCAAGTGGAAACAATGGCCAGTGACATATCCACTCATAGTGTTTTGTTAATGAGACTGTAAGTAAGCAAGCTATGGTTCACCAGCCTGCTGCAACCCAGCGATGATATGTATATGGCTCTTCGCAACCATGCAACAAAGTAACTTGCAAGGAGCCAATTTAACAGCCAAATCAGCCGTGGGAATCTGgatgaatttattattattatccaccAGAGCTACGTTAGCAAGCAAATAAGGTAATGTTAGCCAGTTAAGACAACAACGTCTCAGTATATATCACATACTTTGCAGTAATGTAagctttgatttgtttgaaatgtctCTGGGTACTTACATCTTGGTGGTATTCCCTTACTGCCTTTCCCAGTAACTGCGATCCCATTCAATGCTGAGTTGTTCTGTGATCTCCCTGGGTGGTTCATCTTCGCATTTAGTTGCTTTGTCACTTATGTCTTCCTGAGGTCTTGGATCATCTGCATCAGGGTAGGGACTGACGTAGAAAGAGCTGTTTCCTGCCACcatttcctccatcttctccagcAGCTCTGTTACCTGATCTTGATCTTTTCTCATGTTGTCAAGGACGTGATACCTGTTTCCACATTTCTCTATAAGCCAACGGAGAGGCTTTCCTTCACTTTCAATGTGTTGCTCAATAGTATTGTCCCCCAAAGCTTCCCCAAATGTAAACAGCACGATTACATGTCTCCACACTCTCTGTCCAAGTATCCTCATGTTCTCTTCTGTGACTCTTCTTTGTTCATCTGTAAATGATGTGTCCACCGGCACTGCCAGCAAAATGACATTTGGTGATGGCGAGCAGAGAGAAACCCCTTTTAAAATCTCTGGCTTTAAAAAAGAAGGGTTAAACCTCGCTGGGAAGAATTTCCACCATCCAGGAGTGTCCACGATGACAACCTGTCTTCCAGCCACTTTGTCACTATGCTTTAAAGCGTTCACTGTTCTGCCCCCAGACTGAAACACCTTAGTGCTCAAAATTTTGTTCCCAGTTGCACTCTTTGCAGAAAACACCCATCCAACCATCAGGATTCTCAGGTCGAGTGTTGGCTCTGCATAATAACATACATAATAACACATAT
The nucleotide sequence above comes from Larimichthys crocea isolate SSNF chromosome XVI, L_crocea_2.0, whole genome shotgun sequence. Encoded proteins:
- the LOC104921861 gene encoding GTPase IMAP family member 8, with translation MEKAPLVKEMNAVLVGSNSSRKYLVGNLILEEAFDVGDITSCCERREGEVCGRKVTLVKAPGWLRGYDHCNTPELFKTEAILSVTPGLHGFILVVNAELPFKNINKKAIKKHMQHFFGDKVWDHTIVVFTHRDRLSYSDIEDYIRREGVPIQSLLEACGNRYHILCNDDTDNEKVKELFEKIDAMVAENSCYEIDSERIQNAESKKKEVNEKADELRLRSHQQRQNLRNLLTEPTLDLRILMVGWVFSAKSATGNKILSTKVFQSGGRTVNALKHSDKVAGRQVVIVDTPGWWKFFPARFNPSFLKPEILKGVSLCSPSPNVILLAVPVDTSFTDEQRRVTEENMRILGQRVWRHVIVLFTFGEALGDNTIEQHIESEGKPLRWLIEKCGNRYHVLDNMRKDQDQVTELLEKMEEMVAGNSSFYVSPYPDADDPRPQEDISDKATKCEDEPPREITEQLSIEWDRSYWERQ